In the Pelmatolapia mariae isolate MD_Pm_ZW linkage group LG10_11, Pm_UMD_F_2, whole genome shotgun sequence genome, AGGAATAGCATGTTAAGTAATTGATTATTGTAGTAACTGTTGTTTTAACCAAGTTGGCCCTCAAGTAGGTATTTAGCATGCTAGCTGCCGTGTGTCTGCTGGCAGCTGCTTGCTATTAGCCGCTGGTTTGATTTTGAGTCTCTCAATGACTCACTTGTTCTCTCAGTATGCAGATGAGTAGAGTTGAAAGCAATAGTGTTGTTCCTTTCTCTGTGCCTCCTCGCACTGTAATTTGTCTTGACATATTCAGGGAGGGTGACAGAGGATGTAAGGTTAGGAAAATGTCTCATTTGTTCgcttaggtaaacagctgctaTTCCCAAAGGTGAGAGCTGAGATCTGTTCAGATGAATCACCAGATATTGTGTTGCTTACATGAAAAGCACTGCAGCCTTATAGGTCTGACTATTAATTTGGTTATTAGCTGTCCTCTGTGTGCTATATTGTTAATTAGATAATTGCTTGTAGCAACAatgcctttttttattttattttatttttaaatagattttttaaTGTCTATATTTTAACTTGTGCTCATCTCTTCTTCCCCTTCTTTAAGTCTGCTCCTGGCAGCGGATGTCTCGTCGCCTCAGTCTGAGGTTGGAGGCCAGTTGGAGTCAGGAGGTGGGTCCtaagcagcagcagtgatgcGGGCTTCAGTGGCAGGTTGCAGGATGAGTGTGGGTGCACTTGTTAATGGTCTGCTGGTCTCTGTGGTCGCAGCTCTGCTTTGGAAATATTCCAAGCTGAGTGAGCATGCTGCTCTGTTGGAGGAAGAGCTGCATATGACACAGCAGTCCCAGGAGGTCTCACAGGCCCGTATCGACTACCATGTTGCTCTGCAGGCACTTCAGGAACACGGCACCCGCATGGTCTGCACTGGGAAGATGCACACTGACCGCATCTGCCGCTTTGACTACCTCTGTTACTGCTCTGAGGCAGAGGAGTTTGTGTTCTTCCACTCCAATTCCTCTGTCATGCTGCCTAACCTGGGGTCCAGACGTTTCCAACCTGCCCTGCTGGACTTGTCTTCAGTAGAAGATCACAATACCCAATATTTCAACTTTCTAGAGCTCCCAGCTGCTGCTTTAAAGTTTATGCCCAAGCCTGTGTTTGTACCAGATATAACACTGATCCTGAATCGGTTTAATCCTGATAACCTCATGCATGTATTCCACGACGACCTCCTCCCAGCCTACTATACCATGAAGCAGTATTCAGATTTGGATGACGAGGCTCGTCTTGTGTTCATGGAGGGCTGGAGTGAAGGCCCACATTTTGACCTTTACCGTCTTCTCAGTAGTAAGCAACCGCTTCTCAAAGAACAGCTTAaaaactttggaaagctcatgtGCTTTACTAAATCTTATGTTGGCTTGTCCAAAATGACTACCTGGTACCAATATGGCTTTGTCCAGCCACAGGGGCCCAAAGCTAACATCTTGGTCTCAGGCAATGAGATCAGGCAGTTTGCCAGAGCTCTGATGGACAAAATGAGCATTACAAGGGTAGAGGAGatggagaaggagggaggaagCGCTGAGGAtgagaaggagaaagagaagaaggatGACTACATTGTCGTTTTCAGTCGGTCAACAACAAGACTTATACTGAATGAAGCAGAGGTAATCATGGCGCTGGCCCAAGAGTTTCAGATGAGAGTGGTCACAGTGTCCTTGGAAGAGCAGTCTTTTCCCAGTATTGTACAGGTCATCAGTGGCGCTTCCATGTTGGTCAGCATGCATGGAGCTCAGCTTATCACCTCACTCTTCCTCCCTAgaggtgctgctgtggtggagCTGTTCCCTTTTGCTGTGAACCCTGAGCAGTATACACCATATAAAACTCTTGCCTCCCTTCCAGGCATGGACATTCACTACATCTCCTGGAGGAACACTAAGGAGGAGAATACTGTCACCCACCCAGACAGACCCTGGGAACAAGGAGGCATTGCTCACTTGGACAAAGAGGAGCAGGATCGGATCCAGGCAAGCAAGGAAGTCCCCAGGCACCTTTGCTGCCGCAACCCAGAGTGGCTCTTCCGGATCTATCAGGACACTTTAGTGGACATCCCGTCCTTTCTGGAAGTCCTCAAAGAAGGCATGAAGACCAAGCCCAGCTTAAAAAAGGCCAAGGTGGCCAGCACGGTCCATCCGGGCCGGGTCAGAGAACCTAAATGTCAAACTTCAGTACAAACCACTAATGAGGCTAAACTCACAGTCTCTTGGCAGATCCCATGGAATTTGAAATTCCTAAAAGTGAGAGAGGTGAAGTACGAGGTGTGGATCCAGGAGCAGGGAGAGAACACCTACATGCCTTATATCCTTCCCCAGCAGAACTACACGTTTTCAGAAAACATTAAGCCCTTCACCACTTAcctggtgtgggttaggtgcATCTTCAACAAGAATCTATTAGGCCCCTTTGCCGATGTTCTTACATGCAGGACCTAGTGTGAGCACAAGGCCtccttgtttgtttgtgcagttTCATATAATGGTGAAGTCACTGTTTCAGTCAATCACTTTGGAAAAGGGGGACTCTGTTGGATTATGGTCTGTAAAATGGCTGTTGCATGGTGCTGTTTCCATGCTCAGCCCGGGATGAACTGCAGAAGACTTGAACCATGGTCAGAAACGGCCAATAACGAATGAAAAGTTCATCGcttttatttagaaagaaagTGCAAAACTTTGTCTCTTCTAATAAAACTAGAATTCAGATCAGCAGATTTATTTgtgaaaaataatatataaaatgttttatgtgttAGTCAAAACACTGGTTCTTTACCTTTTACAGTATGCAATGTAGTTTCTCTGTAAGGAACAAAAGACATTTTAGAAtacgatttttaaaaaaatggttttTGACTTGTctattggtgtgtgtgtgcgtgcgtgcgtgtgtgtgttttcatggtgtccgtttggggaaaaaaaatattcaggcCTGATATTTAAGATTATATAATTTAATTGCACAAAAATTTTGATTCTACTCGTTTTTTACGTAGTTTAAAtgtaaagtaataaaaataatgtaatgCATATTTGTCAGTAAGATGTAGTCTTACTGACAAataaatcaattgtttgacacATTTTTTTACAATTACATTTATTGCTTTATGTTAAGACTATGCAATCTAAATGGAATTAAAATTGATATGCAATTAAAATACATATTACTTCTAGTACCAGGCCTAACTTTTTGTGTGGCGTCTTTTGCCTCACAATTGTTAAATTCCATACATAGTCATTTACAGGATCTAGTCAAAACCAAAGCAACCTTTTTCACATGGTTTCAGCTACTCATCATTCATGTCAGTCACCTCAGATCATAGAGCTCTTTTCTAATATTTGCTAAGTTTAACACTGCTTCCAAAAATGTCATGAAGGACTTACAGATAATGCAACAGTTTCATAATACAGCAGTAATCAGTGTCTTGGATATTCACAGTTAAGTCATTtcagaaatggtaaatggactgattcttatatagcgcttttctactctcccggagtactcaaagcgctctatacaacatgcctcattcacccactcatacaagcacttctaaactcaagtgcaaagtaaactacattcacacacatttatactccgatgaacgcatcggagggcaacttggggttagtatcttgcccaaggatatttggcatgcagactggggaagccaaggatcgaaccaccaaccttccgatcagtagctgatctgctctaccacctgagccacagccagaACGTATCGTAGAGTTTAATATCTTTAGATTAGTTCCTCTTATGTAATATTTATAGCTCCACGCTGCCCAGTAACAAATCACTTCTCTCTGTTTTCCTGCTTAAATAAATTCcttcataaataataaatttttctCTAATTGGCAGTAATTACAACTGTAATATTATCATTTTCTCGAGTGTATATCTGTTACGCCAGGCTGTAATT is a window encoding:
- the pomgnt2 gene encoding protein O-linked-mannose beta-1,4-N-acetylglucosaminyltransferase 2, with amino-acid sequence MRASVAGCRMSVGALVNGLLVSVVAALLWKYSKLSEHAALLEEELHMTQQSQEVSQARIDYHVALQALQEHGTRMVCTGKMHTDRICRFDYLCYCSEAEEFVFFHSNSSVMLPNLGSRRFQPALLDLSSVEDHNTQYFNFLELPAAALKFMPKPVFVPDITLILNRFNPDNLMHVFHDDLLPAYYTMKQYSDLDDEARLVFMEGWSEGPHFDLYRLLSSKQPLLKEQLKNFGKLMCFTKSYVGLSKMTTWYQYGFVQPQGPKANILVSGNEIRQFARALMDKMSITRVEEMEKEGGSAEDEKEKEKKDDYIVVFSRSTTRLILNEAEVIMALAQEFQMRVVTVSLEEQSFPSIVQVISGASMLVSMHGAQLITSLFLPRGAAVVELFPFAVNPEQYTPYKTLASLPGMDIHYISWRNTKEENTVTHPDRPWEQGGIAHLDKEEQDRIQASKEVPRHLCCRNPEWLFRIYQDTLVDIPSFLEVLKEGMKTKPSLKKAKVASTVHPGRVREPKCQTSVQTTNEAKLTVSWQIPWNLKFLKVREVKYEVWIQEQGENTYMPYILPQQNYTFSENIKPFTTYLVWVRCIFNKNLLGPFADVLTCRT